DNA from Insulibacter thermoxylanivorax:
GATGATCGATACATAGATTCGCCCCGATTCGATAGATCCACGTTGAGAATTTCTGAGAGGGGTCGAAGCCGTTTAGATTCGTATAGACTCTTAGGAAGGTTTCTTGCACGATATCTTCGGCTTCATGTGTGTTCCCCAGCATTCTGTAAGCGAGGTGGTATATTTTGTTCTGGTACAGATCGACCAACTCCCGAAAGGCGAGGCGATCCCCGTTTCGAGCAAGTTGAGCAAGCCGCGCTTCGTATAAATCCATCTATCCACCTCCCATTCCCATACTCAAGCGGAAATTGCATTATGTATACAATAAGGAGGAGTCAGGCCCTGTCGGAACCCAACTCCTCCTATGGAGAGCCTTCTGTTCAACTGCATATCATGGCACATATTAACCGGTATTGCGCATGCCGGCGGCGATTCCATTGATCGTGAGAAGGACTTCGCGGAGCAAATTCACATCATCCTTGCCCTGCTCACGCAGACTTCGCAGTTCCAGAAGCAGCTTCACCTGCAGATAACTCAGCGGGTCAACATACGGGTTGCGCAGCCGGATTGATTCTTGGATGACGGGGACATTGTCCAAGATTTCCTGCTGGCCGGTGATCTTCAAGATCAGATCCGTCGTCAGATGATATTCTTCGATAATGGCACTTAGGATCCGCTGTTTCGCTTCCTCATTCTTAACCATATTCGCATACTCCGAGGCAATCTTAAGATCCGCCTTGGAGAGGGCCATCTGCAAGTTATCGATTAAGGCTTGGAAGAATGGCCAATCATTATACATCCTGCGGAGTTCCTCGAGTCTCTCTTCCTTGCCCTGATAGTAATTGTTCAATCCTGTTCCGGCAGCATACCATGCAGGGAAGAGATATCGGCTCTGCGTCCAGCCGAATACCCAAGGAATCGCCCGAAGATCTTCGAACTTGT
Protein-coding regions in this window:
- a CDS encoding sigma-70 family RNA polymerase sigma factor — protein: MDLYEARLAQLARNGDRLAFRELVDLYQNKIYHLAYRMLGNTHEAEDIVQETFLRVYTNLNGFDPSQKFSTWIYRIGANLCIDH